One Poecilia reticulata strain Guanapo linkage group LG19, Guppy_female_1.0+MT, whole genome shotgun sequence genomic window carries:
- the LOC103481192 gene encoding protein FAM180A, giving the protein MVSWRLVMLGLFYCFIRTGVTKSQTRVLFPAAAKVKGGSSAAGNPTFYKTISDAHLLYEILMAGVRFEPSGGFSVDDAELSSLRQTRNLNFICEEIVPKKLTDVFGLIAGLSDHSASLHQDDFERILMTLVYTTQQMIGAASVHQREMWAESFVGLYKAVKRDLAQTS; this is encoded by the exons atggtttccTGGAGACTAGTGATGCTTGGACTTTTCTACTGCTTCATCAGGACCGGGGTCACCAAATCCCAGACGAGAG ttctgtttcctgctgcagcCAAAGTGAAAGGAGGATCTTCAGCAGCTGGAAATCCAACGTTCTACAAAACCATAAGTGATGCCCATTTGTTATACGag ATCCTGATGGCCGGCGTACGTTTTGAGCCCAGTGGGGGGTTTTCTGTCGACGACGCTGAACTTTCTTCGCTCCGTCAGACCAGAAATCTGAACTTCATCTGTGAGGAGATCGTTCCCAAGAAGCTAACGGACGTGTTTGGGCTCATAGCTGGGCTGTCGGATCACAGCGCTTCGCTGCATCAGGACGATTTCGAGCGAATCTTGATGACGTTGGTGTACACAACCCAGCAGATGATCGGCGCTGCTTCTGTTCACCAAAGAGAAATGTGGGCTGAGTCTTTTGTTGGTTTATACAAAGCTGTAAAACGAGACCTGGCACAGACAAGCTGA